From Sulfurovum zhangzhouensis, the proteins below share one genomic window:
- a CDS encoding urea amidolyase associated protein UAAP2, producing MSRDISTAIYNEKIAAGVPWSHVVKKGQTLRIIDLKGCQAVDTLFYNANDHEERYSANDTVREQGSIFVTTGTKLISTDDNVMMEITADTCGNHDTLGGHCSAESNTVRYSHDTKYMHSCRDNYLFEIGELEMDPRDLTNNINFFMNVPVEEDGHLAIVDGISKPGDYVDMRAEMDTLVLVSNCPQLNNPCNAYDPSPIQMVIWED from the coding sequence ATGAGTAGAGATATTTCAACAGCAATCTATAATGAAAAGATCGCGGCAGGTGTGCCTTGGAGCCATGTAGTTAAAAAAGGTCAGACGTTGCGTATCATCGATCTTAAAGGGTGCCAGGCAGTTGATACGCTTTTTTACAATGCCAATGACCATGAAGAGCGTTACTCTGCCAATGATACCGTAAGAGAACAGGGAAGCATCTTTGTCACAACAGGAACGAAGCTTATCTCCACTGATGACAATGTCATGATGGAAATCACTGCAGATACCTGTGGTAATCACGATACCTTGGGAGGTCACTGTAGCGCGGAAAGTAACACAGTGCGATATTCTCATGATACGAAATATATGCACAGCTGCCGTGATAACTATCTGTTTGAGATCGGTGAGTTGGAGATGGATCCAAGAGACCTTACTAACAACATCAACTTTTTTATGAACGTGCCCGTTGAGGAAGATGGTCACCTGGCTATTGTAGACGGTATTTCTAAGCCTGGCGACTACGTCGATATGAGAGCAGAGATGGACACATTGGTGCTGGTATCCAACTGTCCGCAGTTGAACAACCCGTGTAATGCTTACGATCCATCACCTATTCAGATGGTTATTTGGGAAGACTAA
- a CDS encoding DMT family transporter, protein MSVTALAWVYLVVAGLLEALWAMGLKFSEGFTKPLPTVLTIVLVLCSFLLLSKSMKVLPVSVAYAVWCAIGITALVFIEYFYMGVELHFKKILSIVLILIGIVSLQLQS, encoded by the coding sequence ATGTCAGTAACTGCACTGGCATGGGTCTATCTTGTTGTTGCAGGATTGCTTGAAGCTTTATGGGCAATGGGGCTGAAATTCAGCGAAGGTTTTACGAAACCTTTACCTACAGTTCTTACTATTGTCCTGGTTCTTTGCAGTTTTCTGCTTCTCTCTAAATCGATGAAAGTATTGCCTGTAAGTGTAGCATATGCAGTATGGTGTGCCATAGGGATCACAGCTTTAGTGTTTATAGAGTACTTTTATATGGGAGTGGAACTTCACTTTAAAAAGATACTATCCATTGTTTTAATACTGATCGGGATTGTAAGTTTACAATTACAGTCTTGA
- a CDS encoding N-acyl homoserine lactonase family protein encodes MTQVKKFWPILTGTHRYEKTLSTRGHGKGIIINAPILAYLIETANGRILYDVGCDYSKIADEVKRKKFYENEDFPFGPPQMTEEQRLPNRLVELGLQKEDIDVVFCGHLHFDHAGGVCEFCGAEVHVHEKEFEASREPADAAYFKEDFDCPVNWRIYKGEYDLVPGVRAVETPGHTAGHMSMLIEMPKGSPILLCGDAADLSENLEKEIAPGLCWHDDEAMAIASIKKLKNLSFETGAELWPNHDMRFFESKNCFPKWFE; translated from the coding sequence ATGACACAGGTTAAGAAATTTTGGCCCATCCTTACTGGAACCCACCGCTATGAGAAGACACTGTCTACCCGAGGTCACGGCAAAGGTATCATCATTAACGCACCGATCCTGGCTTATCTTATCGAAACGGCCAACGGACGTATCCTTTATGATGTGGGGTGCGACTACTCTAAGATCGCCGATGAGGTAAAGCGTAAGAAGTTCTATGAAAACGAGGATTTCCCTTTCGGCCCGCCGCAGATGACAGAGGAGCAGCGCCTCCCCAATCGTCTGGTAGAGCTGGGACTGCAAAAAGAGGACATCGATGTTGTCTTCTGCGGACACTTGCACTTTGATCATGCTGGCGGGGTCTGTGAGTTCTGTGGAGCCGAGGTGCATGTGCATGAAAAGGAGTTTGAAGCTTCCCGTGAACCTGCCGATGCAGCTTATTTTAAAGAGGACTTTGACTGTCCCGTCAACTGGCGTATCTACAAGGGTGAATATGACCTCGTCCCTGGTGTACGTGCTGTCGAAACTCCCGGACATACCGCCGGGCATATGTCTATGCTGATCGAAATGCCCAAAGGCTCACCTATCCTTCTCTGTGGCGATGCGGCAGATCTGAGCGAAAATCTGGAAAAGGAGATCGCACCGGGTCTGTGCTGGCATGATGATGAAGCGATGGCCATAGCAAGTATCAAGAAGCTTAAAAACCTCTCCTTTGAGACAGGTGCGGAGCTTTGGCCAAATCACGATATGCGTTTTTTCGAAAGCAAGAACTGCTTTCCTAAATGGTTTGAATAA
- the atzF gene encoding allophanate hydrolase has product MTISQLLNDYKNKVITPRDVIAQIKVRITEHADNPIYLYVLSDEELEPYFVRLEGVDIDSLPLYGIPFSIKDNIDLAGIPTTAACPEFAYTPECSAFVVEQLIEAGAIPVGKTNLDQFATGLVGTRSPYGACKNSINPEYISGGSSSGSAISIALDMAVFSLGTDTAGSGRVPAAFNNLIGLKASKGVVSTSGVVPACRSLDCVTVFTKELSDIKTVFEIMNEYDQKDIYSRVYTPTEEKSKESFTFAIPKKEHLKFFGDDQAQKLFEEAVKKFESLGGKAVEIDYTPFDESANLLYSGPWVAERYIAIKDTITKTPEVVNETVRTIISGGDKIDAINYFESEYTLKKNRKIMDTIFNEYDFVLTPTTGTIYKIEEVNADPIQLNTNLGYYTNFMNLLDLCAIAVPAGFRENGLPFGVTIVADKFEEGKILDYSSKYLGV; this is encoded by the coding sequence ATGACTATTTCACAACTACTAAATGACTATAAAAATAAAGTAATTACACCACGCGATGTGATCGCTCAGATCAAAGTGCGTATTACCGAGCATGCCGACAATCCGATCTATCTCTACGTCCTTAGCGATGAAGAGCTCGAGCCATATTTTGTGCGTCTAGAAGGTGTTGATATTGATTCATTGCCGCTTTATGGCATCCCATTTTCTATTAAGGACAACATTGACCTTGCAGGCATACCGACAACAGCAGCCTGTCCCGAGTTTGCTTATACGCCGGAGTGTTCAGCGTTCGTCGTTGAACAGCTCATCGAAGCCGGGGCAATCCCTGTGGGTAAGACAAATCTTGATCAGTTCGCTACGGGCCTTGTCGGTACCCGCTCTCCTTACGGTGCCTGTAAAAACAGCATAAATCCAGAGTATATCTCGGGCGGTTCGAGCTCTGGAAGTGCTATCAGTATCGCGCTGGATATGGCAGTTTTCTCGCTTGGAACAGATACGGCTGGATCGGGAAGGGTTCCTGCCGCATTTAACAACCTGATCGGTCTAAAAGCAAGTAAAGGTGTTGTAAGTACCAGTGGTGTGGTTCCGGCTTGTAGAAGTCTAGACTGTGTTACTGTTTTTACTAAAGAACTTTCTGATATCAAAACAGTATTTGAGATAATGAATGAATATGACCAAAAGGATATCTACAGCAGAGTATATACTCCTACAGAAGAAAAATCAAAAGAGAGTTTCACATTTGCTATCCCTAAAAAGGAGCACTTGAAATTCTTTGGTGATGATCAAGCGCAAAAACTCTTTGAAGAGGCTGTAAAAAAATTTGAATCGTTAGGCGGGAAAGCTGTAGAGATAGATTATACCCCTTTTGATGAGAGTGCAAATCTTCTTTATAGCGGTCCATGGGTAGCTGAGAGATATATCGCCATAAAAGATACTATCACAAAGACTCCCGAAGTAGTAAATGAAACAGTAAGAACCATCATATCCGGTGGAGACAAGATAGATGCGATCAACTATTTTGAGTCTGAATACACATTGAAGAAAAATAGAAAAATCATGGACACTATATTCAATGAATATGATTTTGTCCTGACTCCAACAACTGGAACGATCTATAAGATAGAAGAGGTGAATGCTGATCCGATACAGCTAAATACCAACCTTGGATACTATACCAATTTTATGAACCTTCTTGATCTTTGTGCTATAGCAGTTCCTGCAGGTTTCAGGGAGAATGGTCTGCCTTTTGGTGTAACAATTGTTGCTGATAAATTTGAAGAAGGGAAAATCCTGGATTACTCTTCAAAATATTTAGGTGTCTAA
- a CDS encoding DMT family transporter, giving the protein MSSRLPVIVLLGASILWGLSWLPLKTINGMGIDGIALTLGAYGILALTLTPLLLKQASIWREHKKAMGLIFVLGGGANLAFTYALINGEVIRVMVLFYLLPVWGVLGGKFFLKEEIDRWRWLGVGLAISGAFLILGGFDALGGAPSWIDLIALFSGLFFAMNNLVFRAAQAVPVASKITAMFYGCFTLAAILIAGNVEPIPGHVSTDTWFALALYALIWLLAANIGSQWGVTHMEAGRSSIIIIMELITAVISATIIAGETMSPVEILGGLLILTAAFIEALRTKDDDVPAVETTI; this is encoded by the coding sequence ATGAGTTCACGCCTTCCTGTTATCGTATTGCTGGGTGCTTCCATACTATGGGGTCTTTCATGGCTGCCACTTAAAACTATCAATGGTATGGGTATCGACGGCATCGCCTTGACCCTGGGTGCTTATGGCATTTTAGCATTGACACTTACACCGTTGCTACTGAAACAAGCATCCATCTGGCGTGAACATAAGAAAGCGATGGGGCTTATTTTTGTACTTGGAGGCGGTGCCAATCTTGCTTTCACCTATGCTCTGATCAACGGTGAGGTGATCCGTGTCATGGTACTGTTTTATTTGCTTCCGGTCTGGGGCGTATTAGGCGGAAAGTTTTTTTTAAAAGAGGAGATCGACCGATGGCGCTGGCTTGGCGTGGGTCTGGCTATCAGCGGGGCTTTCCTTATTTTAGGTGGCTTTGATGCTCTTGGCGGTGCACCGTCATGGATTGATCTGATCGCTTTGTTCTCAGGACTTTTTTTTGCCATGAACAATCTCGTTTTCCGGGCAGCACAGGCTGTTCCGGTAGCATCAAAGATCACTGCGATGTTTTACGGCTGTTTCACTCTCGCTGCCATACTGATCGCAGGCAATGTTGAACCAATACCAGGGCACGTCTCAACAGATACCTGGTTTGCACTTGCACTTTATGCGCTTATCTGGCTGCTTGCAGCAAATATCGGTTCTCAGTGGGGCGTTACACATATGGAAGCTGGACGTTCTTCGATCATTATCATCATGGAGCTGATCACTGCTGTTATCTCTGCGACTATCATTGCGGGGGAGACGATGAGTCCCGTTGAAATACTCGGCGGCTTACTGATCCTGACAGCAGCATTCATAGAAGCACTGCGTACCAAAGACGACGACGTACCTGCAGTAGAAACGACTATATAA
- a CDS encoding fatty acid desaturase family protein, producing the protein MKTAAKLFRFDDALLPNLLAWGYMFSAYIFGFAALLADALWLNVLGVLFLAHSMVIAAYFVHECAHESLFKKSRHNQLFGELLLWLCGASYSDYKAVQHKHVRHHMDRADIVSFDFRTRLKKYPKTLKLINFLEWFYIPALEIMMHGLVLVLPFVKESRKALRSRIIIVLILRIAFFAVLASISLKVLVLYPVAYMLFLTVMRFMDVHQHTYDLYETLDQPSGDEVKQYDSAFEKRNTFSNVLSLKYPWLNLLVLNFSYHNVHHDKQMQPWYRLPALHKKLYGNDETQVLSFVNLLKSYHRYRMQRVINSDATDIDVHQGRDFIGVAGVSFLTAH; encoded by the coding sequence ATGAAAACGGCCGCTAAACTCTTTAGATTTGATGATGCATTGCTTCCCAACCTTCTGGCATGGGGCTATATGTTTTCAGCGTATATCTTCGGGTTTGCCGCACTTCTGGCCGATGCCTTATGGCTCAATGTCCTCGGTGTTCTTTTTTTAGCACACTCTATGGTGATCGCAGCTTATTTTGTGCATGAATGCGCTCATGAGTCGCTTTTTAAAAAGAGCCGTCATAACCAGCTTTTCGGTGAATTGCTGCTTTGGTTGTGTGGTGCTTCCTATAGTGATTACAAGGCTGTTCAGCACAAACATGTGCGTCACCATATGGACCGTGCGGACATTGTCTCGTTTGACTTTCGTACCCGCCTGAAGAAGTATCCAAAGACACTGAAGCTCATCAATTTTCTGGAGTGGTTTTACATTCCGGCATTGGAGATCATGATGCATGGACTGGTACTTGTGCTTCCGTTTGTCAAAGAGAGCCGTAAAGCGCTACGATCACGCATTATCATTGTCTTGATACTGCGCATTGCATTTTTTGCGGTACTGGCTAGTATCTCGCTTAAGGTGTTGGTACTTTATCCTGTTGCCTATATGCTTTTTTTGACAGTGATGCGTTTCATGGACGTACATCAGCACACCTATGATCTGTACGAGACACTGGATCAGCCCAGCGGCGATGAAGTCAAACAGTATGACAGTGCATTTGAAAAACGCAATACCTTTTCCAATGTACTGTCACTTAAATATCCGTGGCTAAACCTTTTGGTACTGAATTTTTCGTATCACAACGTTCACCACGACAAACAGATGCAGCCCTGGTACCGCCTGCCTGCCCTCCATAAAAAGCTCTATGGCAACGATGAGACACAGGTACTTTCCTTTGTCAACCTGCTGAAAAGCTACCACCGTTATCGAATGCAACGGGTGATAAATTCGGATGCAACAGATATCGATGTTCATCAAGGCAGAGACTTTATCGGTGTTGCAGGTGTTTCGTTCCTGACGGCACATTAA
- a CDS encoding sugar phosphate isomerase/epimerase family protein codes for MRLQCFKTMWGYEGDFEIACQEAKAAGFDGIEGSAPISSDERTYWKACLEKHGLLYIAEAVTGGDYVPRRDLDVQGHLNDLEAILSRSAGLEPLFVTCIGGLDAWNEEESLHFFKEGMKLAERYNLEISFETHRSRSLFNPWVTRRIVQMLPQISLTADISHWCVVCERQMDTEIETIEAIAPNVRHIHARVGYDQGPQVPHPAAPEYAYALKAHQQCWERFWEAQYGRGFEVSTMTPEFGPDGYLHTLPFTQAPVADLWEINCWMCTTEVEHFENYMTKDAL; via the coding sequence ATGAGACTACAATGTTTTAAGACGATGTGGGGATATGAAGGAGACTTCGAGATCGCCTGTCAGGAAGCCAAAGCAGCCGGATTTGACGGTATCGAAGGGTCTGCACCGATATCATCTGATGAACGTACATACTGGAAAGCATGTCTTGAAAAGCATGGCCTGCTTTATATCGCTGAAGCAGTGACAGGAGGCGATTATGTCCCTCGACGGGATTTGGATGTACAAGGTCATTTAAATGATCTTGAAGCGATCCTCAGCCGCAGTGCGGGACTCGAACCACTTTTTGTTACCTGCATTGGCGGACTGGATGCCTGGAATGAGGAAGAGAGCCTGCATTTTTTCAAAGAAGGAATGAAATTGGCAGAACGTTACAATCTTGAGATCAGTTTTGAGACACACCGCAGCCGTTCATTGTTCAATCCGTGGGTAACCCGCCGTATCGTGCAGATGCTGCCGCAGATCTCTCTGACGGCAGATATAAGCCATTGGTGCGTTGTCTGTGAACGGCAGATGGACACGGAGATTGAAACGATTGAAGCGATCGCCCCAAATGTCCGTCATATCCATGCACGGGTGGGCTATGATCAGGGACCGCAGGTACCGCATCCTGCTGCACCCGAGTATGCGTATGCCCTGAAAGCCCATCAACAATGCTGGGAGCGTTTCTGGGAGGCTCAGTACGGGCGCGGTTTTGAAGTCAGTACGATGACTCCGGAATTCGGTCCGGACGGCTACCTGCACACACTGCCCTTTACACAAGCACCTGTAGCCGATCTATGGGAGATCAACTGCTGGATGTGTACAACAGAAGTTGAACATTTTGAAAACTATATGACCAAGGATGCCTTATGA
- the uca gene encoding urea carboxylase codes for MFSKVLIANRGEIACRVIRTLKKMGIGSVAVYTGADTDSLHVSLADEAYYIGHGVASESYLDAAKILDIAKQSGAEAIHPGYGFLSENAAFARACEEAGIAFIGPRPEHMEQFGLKHTARSLAEHNGVPLLPGSSLLSDLDDAKSEAKRIGYPVMLKSTAGGGGIGMQLCFNEAQLLSAYDSVKRLSENNFSDSGMFLEKYVAKARHIEVQVFGDGEGFVATLGDRDCSVQRRNQKVIEETPAPLISSEIREALYKAAKDLTASVSYRSAGTVEFVYDTDSGEFYFLEVNTRLQVEHGITEEVTGVDLVEWMIRTAYGENTALYDYVHAPKGHSIQVRVYAEDPMKNFQPSSGVLTNVDFADDIRCDTFIETGLSVSSFYDPMIAKLIVKGSDRNDALDKIARAITETRIDGIETNLRYLGAIVASNVFKEGKQTTKYLDGFSFTPNSIDVLRPGTQTTIQDFPGRSGYWDIGVPPSGPFDSFSFRYANRLVGNDEKAAGLEIAIAGPTLRFNTDSVVALCGAQIDAFIDNEPVGMNEALLIKAGSVLKLKKVHNEGFRTYLAVRGGFDVPEYLGSRSTFTLGQFGGHAGRTLVPGDVLHIDKMIDGNIAEVPATPRHSFENCWEIGVLYGPHGAPDFFTDDDIKTFFATEWEIHYNSNRTGIRLIGPKPQWARTDGGEAGLHPSNIHDNAYAIGAVDFTGDMPVILGPDGPSLGGFVCPVTIVSAELWKMGQLRAGDKVKFVPVEHDTAMAMLKVQEEAIAKLATYDERPFLDPKPIGSPILFADEAKGELPAMVIRQSGDANLLVEYGEMQLDIELRFRVHVLMEAMKKAAVKGVTDITPGIRSLQVHFDPKVCERAALIERLKEIELTLPAIDDIEVPARIVHLPLSWDDESTRVAIDKYMKTVRPDAPWCPSNIEFIRRINGLDSIDEVKKIVFGANYLVMGLGDVYLGAPVATPLDPRHRLVTTKYNPARTWTPENAVGIGGAYMCVYGMEGPGGYQFVGRTVQMWNRHRQTQDFKEDKPWLLRFFDQIKFYEVSAEELHQMREDFPRGRMKLKVEETTFSLKEYKDFLEKNEESIKAFKTTQQNAFDEERAMWERTGLANFTSESGEVKAETMEVIEIGENEEAVESPVQGSLWKVMVKLGDIVEEGEVLAISESMKMEVDIEAPEAGKIVKMLCHEGENVHAGKLLFVIEPLE; via the coding sequence ATGTTTAGCAAAGTATTGATTGCCAACCGCGGGGAGATTGCCTGCCGCGTTATCCGTACTCTTAAAAAAATGGGCATAGGCTCTGTTGCAGTTTACACCGGTGCTGATACCGATTCATTACATGTCAGTCTTGCTGATGAGGCCTACTATATCGGCCACGGTGTAGCAAGCGAGAGCTACCTCGATGCTGCAAAGATCCTCGACATTGCCAAACAAAGCGGGGCCGAAGCGATCCATCCTGGTTATGGCTTTTTAAGTGAAAATGCGGCGTTTGCCCGCGCCTGTGAAGAAGCGGGGATTGCCTTTATTGGCCCGCGTCCGGAACACATGGAACAGTTCGGTCTCAAACACACAGCACGCTCACTTGCAGAACACAATGGCGTGCCGCTTCTCCCGGGTTCATCACTGCTTAGCGACCTTGATGATGCCAAAAGCGAAGCAAAACGCATCGGTTATCCGGTGATGCTCAAAAGTACTGCAGGCGGTGGTGGTATCGGGATGCAGCTTTGTTTTAACGAGGCACAGCTCTTAAGTGCTTATGACTCTGTCAAGCGTCTTAGTGAGAACAACTTCTCTGACAGTGGAATGTTCCTGGAAAAATATGTCGCAAAAGCGCGTCACATCGAAGTACAGGTATTCGGTGACGGTGAAGGTTTCGTTGCAACACTAGGCGATCGCGATTGTTCCGTCCAGCGTCGTAACCAAAAGGTGATCGAGGAGACTCCGGCCCCTCTGATCTCTAGTGAGATCAGAGAAGCACTCTACAAGGCAGCAAAAGATCTTACTGCATCGGTCTCTTACCGTTCGGCAGGAACGGTCGAGTTCGTTTACGACACAGATAGCGGTGAATTCTATTTCCTCGAGGTGAACACTCGTCTGCAGGTTGAACACGGGATCACTGAAGAGGTGACCGGTGTAGACCTTGTCGAGTGGATGATCCGTACGGCTTATGGTGAAAATACCGCTCTTTACGACTACGTCCATGCACCTAAAGGCCACTCTATCCAGGTACGTGTCTACGCAGAAGATCCGATGAAAAACTTCCAGCCGAGCTCAGGTGTATTGACCAACGTAGATTTCGCTGACGATATACGTTGTGATACCTTTATCGAGACGGGCCTTAGCGTCTCCTCATTCTATGACCCGATGATCGCAAAACTTATCGTAAAAGGTAGTGACCGTAATGACGCACTTGACAAGATAGCTAGGGCTATCACTGAGACACGTATCGACGGTATCGAGACGAACCTGCGTTACCTTGGTGCTATCGTAGCTTCTAACGTCTTTAAAGAGGGGAAGCAGACGACAAAATACCTTGATGGGTTCAGCTTTACACCAAACAGTATCGACGTCCTTCGTCCGGGGACTCAGACGACTATCCAGGACTTCCCTGGACGCAGCGGTTATTGGGATATCGGTGTTCCACCTTCAGGACCGTTTGACAGTTTCAGCTTCCGATATGCCAACCGCCTTGTCGGTAATGACGAAAAAGCGGCGGGACTTGAGATCGCTATTGCCGGACCGACACTGCGCTTCAATACCGACAGCGTTGTCGCACTTTGCGGTGCGCAGATCGATGCCTTCATCGATAATGAACCTGTAGGTATGAACGAAGCTCTACTTATCAAGGCGGGAAGTGTGCTTAAGCTCAAGAAGGTGCACAATGAAGGGTTCAGAACCTATCTTGCCGTACGAGGCGGATTTGATGTACCTGAGTACCTTGGCAGCCGCTCAACCTTTACTCTTGGACAGTTCGGAGGTCATGCAGGACGTACCCTCGTACCTGGTGACGTACTGCATATCGACAAAATGATCGACGGCAATATCGCAGAGGTACCGGCTACACCGCGCCACAGCTTTGAAAACTGCTGGGAGATCGGTGTACTTTACGGACCGCATGGTGCACCGGATTTCTTCACCGATGATGATATCAAGACCTTCTTTGCAACAGAGTGGGAGATCCACTACAACTCTAACCGTACCGGTATCCGTCTTATCGGGCCAAAACCTCAATGGGCACGTACGGATGGTGGTGAAGCAGGGCTTCACCCTTCCAACATCCATGACAATGCCTATGCGATCGGTGCAGTGGATTTTACAGGTGACATGCCGGTTATCCTTGGCCCGGATGGACCAAGCTTAGGTGGTTTTGTCTGTCCGGTAACTATCGTAAGTGCAGAACTATGGAAGATGGGGCAGCTGCGTGCGGGTGATAAAGTGAAGTTCGTTCCGGTAGAACATGATACGGCAATGGCAATGCTTAAAGTACAGGAAGAGGCGATCGCTAAACTGGCTACTTACGATGAGCGTCCTTTCCTTGACCCAAAACCCATCGGTTCACCGATCCTCTTTGCCGATGAGGCAAAAGGTGAGCTTCCAGCCATGGTAATCCGGCAGTCGGGGGATGCGAACCTTCTAGTAGAATACGGTGAGATGCAGCTAGACATTGAGCTGCGCTTCCGTGTTCATGTGCTTATGGAGGCAATGAAAAAAGCTGCGGTAAAGGGTGTCACCGACATCACACCGGGTATTCGCTCACTGCAGGTTCACTTTGATCCGAAAGTGTGTGAGCGTGCGGCACTGATCGAGCGTCTCAAAGAGATCGAACTTACCCTGCCGGCCATTGATGATATTGAGGTACCGGCGCGTATCGTACACCTGCCGCTTTCATGGGATGATGAATCAACGCGTGTCGCTATCGACAAGTATATGAAGACAGTACGCCCAGATGCACCTTGGTGTCCAAGCAATATCGAGTTCATCCGCCGTATTAACGGTTTGGACTCCATTGACGAGGTTAAAAAGATCGTCTTTGGCGCAAACTACCTTGTTATGGGGTTGGGTGATGTTTACCTTGGTGCTCCGGTTGCAACACCGCTTGATCCTCGCCACCGTCTGGTCACGACCAAGTATAATCCGGCACGTACATGGACTCCTGAAAACGCCGTTGGTATCGGTGGTGCGTATATGTGTGTGTATGGAATGGAAGGCCCAGGTGGATACCAGTTCGTCGGCCGTACGGTACAGATGTGGAACCGTCACCGCCAGACACAGGATTTCAAAGAGGACAAGCCGTGGCTATTGCGCTTCTTCGACCAGATCAAATTCTACGAGGTCAGTGCCGAAGAACTGCACCAGATGCGTGAGGATTTCCCGCGCGGCCGTATGAAGCTAAAAGTTGAGGAGACAACGTTCAGCCTCAAGGAATATAAAGATTTCCTTGAAAAAAATGAAGAAAGCATTAAAGCTTTCAAAACAACCCAGCAGAATGCTTTTGATGAAGAGCGTGCGATGTGGGAACGTACTGGTCTGGCGAACTTTACTTCTGAGAGCGGCGAAGTCAAAGCCGAAACGATGGAAGTGATCGAGATTGGTGAAAATGAAGAAGCTGTTGAGTCTCCTGTACAGGGAAGCCTCTGGAAGGTGATGGTCAAACTTGGCGATATTGTTGAAGAAGGCGAGGTGCTTGCTATCTCCGAATCTATGAAGATGGAAGTAGACATCGAAGCTCCAGAGGCAGGCAAGATTGTCAAGATGCTCTGCCACGAGGGTGAAAATGTACATGCCGGTAAGTTGCTCTTCGTGATCGAACCACTGGAGTAG
- a CDS encoding allophanate hydrolase-related protein → MKENEILVGVCGAHMEGLPLNWQLTDLDAKLVQKTRTKKGYRLFVLENKDPIRPGMIYDSTSDTQIELEVWSMPVGSFGKFMKQIASPLGIGTVYLEDGSGVYGFLCEADFVKDAKEISDLKSWRHFICQ, encoded by the coding sequence ATGAAAGAGAATGAAATATTAGTCGGTGTTTGCGGTGCACATATGGAAGGGTTGCCTTTAAACTGGCAATTAACCGATCTTGATGCCAAACTCGTCCAAAAAACAAGGACAAAAAAAGGGTATAGGCTGTTCGTGCTGGAAAACAAAGATCCGATCCGTCCCGGAATGATCTATGACAGCACAAGTGATACCCAAATTGAGCTTGAAGTGTGGTCAATGCCTGTGGGGAGCTTTGGAAAGTTTATGAAGCAGATCGCTTCACCTCTTGGAATCGGAACCGTATATTTGGAAGATGGAAGTGGTGTTTACGGGTTTTTATGTGAAGCTGACTTTGTAAAAGACGCAAAAGAGATAAGCGATCTTAAAAGCTGGAGACACTTTATATGTCAGTAA
- a CDS encoding protein disulfide oxidoreductase, producing MMKPNMKKLLKEIVIFAVSLFVISNVISYLRSPELKNSTLPQIEATLIDGSVFKSKAIEGKPLVVHFWATWCPTCKAEASNIQKISEEYEVLSVAVNSGSNDLLSEYMTQNGYHFRVLNDVQGKWAGIFNVEVFPTTFFFDSKGELKFTDVGYTTTLGLKGRLRVLK from the coding sequence ATGATGAAGCCGAACATGAAAAAATTACTCAAAGAGATAGTGATATTTGCAGTGTCACTCTTTGTGATCAGTAACGTCATTAGTTATCTACGCAGTCCTGAACTGAAAAACAGCACATTGCCACAGATAGAAGCAACATTGATAGACGGTAGTGTGTTTAAGAGTAAAGCGATAGAGGGTAAACCTCTGGTCGTACATTTCTGGGCGACTTGGTGTCCTACATGTAAAGCTGAGGCTTCCAATATCCAGAAGATTTCAGAGGAGTATGAGGTACTGAGTGTCGCCGTGAATTCTGGTTCAAATGATCTGTTATCTGAATATATGACACAAAACGGTTATCACTTTCGTGTACTTAATGATGTACAGGGTAAGTGGGCCGGTATTTTTAATGTAGAAGTTTTTCCCACGACATTTTTCTTTGATTCCAAAGGGGAGTTGAAGTTTACTGATGTTGGATATACGACAACATTGGGATTGAAAGGACGCCTTAGAGTTTTGAAGTAG